The sequence TCGCCTTCTCGCGGTCGATGAGGACGTTGACCTGGGCCGCATCGGGCATGCCCTCGAAACGGACACCGGTGACCACCTTGCTTTGGGAAGCAAGCCCGAGAAGCTGGTCGCGTGCCTGTGCGAGCGCTGCCTCCCCAAGTCCGCCGCGGTCCTGCAGGCGGAACGAGAAGCCGCCGGTGGTGCCGAGGCCCTGGATGGCCGGTGGCGATAACGCGAAGCTAATCGCGTCCTTGATCTGGCTCATCGCCATCGTCGCACGGCCGGCAATCGCCTGAGCGGAGTTGTTCGCGTCACGCTCGCTCCAGTCCTTGAGCGTCACGAAGGCAAGCCCCGCATTCTGGCCGGTACCGAAGAAGGAGAAGCCGTTGATCGCGACGATACGGTCGACCGCCGGTTCCTGACCAAAGATCTTCTCCGCCTGCTCGATCACTTCCGTCGTTCGGTTGCCGGTCGCCTCCGAAGGCAGCTGCATCATCACAATGACATAGCCCTGATCCTCGTCCGGCAGGAACGACGATGGCAGTTTCATGAATGCCCAGCCAAGGCCCGCGAGCAGCGCCAAGTAGATGATCATGAAGCGGCCGGCGCGGTGAACGAGGCCTCTGACGACACGGCTATAGCCGTGCGAGGTTCGGTCGAAATTGCGATTGAACCAGCCGAAGAAGCCGCGCTTGGCGTGATGATGGCCCTTCGGAACCTGTTTCAGGAAACTTGCACAGAGCGCAGGCGTCAGCGACAGCGCCAGCAATGCCGAGAACAGGATCGAAACGACCATCGTCAGGCTGAACTGGCGGTAGATCACGCCGACGGCACCGGGGAAGAAAGCCATCGGGATGAAGACCGAGGCGAGCACCAGCGTAATGCCGATAACGGCGCCGGTGATCTGCTTCATCGCCTTACGCGTGGCATCCTTCGGCGACAATCCCTCTTCCGACATGATGCGTTCGACGTTCTCGACGACGATAATGGCGTCGTCGACGAGAATGCCGATCGCCAGCACCATACCGAACATGGTGAGGACGTTGATCGAAAAGCCCATTGCCAGCATGACCGCGCAGGTGCCGAGCAGTGCGACGGGCACGACAAGCGTGGGGATGATCGTGTACCGGATGTTCTGAAGGAACAGGAACATCACGATGAAGACGAGGGCAACGGCCTCGAGGAGCGTCGATACCACCTTCTCGATCGAGACCTCGACGAAGGGCGAGGTGTCGTAGGGAACAGAATATTCGAGCCCTTGCGGGAAGAACTCGGAGAGTTCGTCCATGCGCGCCTTGACTGCCGCAGAGGTCGACATCGCATTGCCGCTCGGCGAGAGCTGCACCGCGATCGCCGCCGAGGGCTTGCCGTTGAGGCGCGTCGAGAAGGCATAGCTCTCGCCACCGATCTCGATACGGGCGACATCGCGCAGGCGCACGGCCGAGCCGTCGGCATTTGCCCTAAGAACGATCGCGCCGAACTCCTCAGGGCTGGAAAGCTGTCCCTTGATCACTACCGGAGCGCTGATCTGCTGAGTGATCGGATTGGGCTGGGCGCCGATACTGCCCGAGGCGATCTGGGCGTTCTGGGCCTGGATCGCCGCGGTCACGTCGGCGGCGGTCAGGTTGAGGCCGAGCATCTTGTCCGGATCGAGCCAGACGCGCATCGAGCGCTCGGTCGCAAAGAGCTGGGCGCGGCCGACGCCGGGCACACGCTGGATTTCGCTAAGCACGTTGCGGCTGAGATAGTCGCCGAGGCCGATCGCATCCATCGACCCGTCGGTTGAAGTCAGCGAAATGATCAGCAGGAAGCCGGAGCCGGCTTCGTCCACCTGAACGCCCTGCTGTTTGACCGCATCGGGAAGGCGCGGCTCGACGCGCTGTACCCGGTTCTGGATGTCGACCGAAGCCTGGCTGGGGTCAGTGCCCGGCTCGAACGTCGCGTTGATCTCCACCGAGCCGGACGAACTCGAGGTCGACTCGAAATACATCAGCCCCTCGACGCCGTTCAGCTCATCTTCGATCAGACGCGTGACGCTCTGATAGGTGTCCTGTGATGAGGCGCCGGGATAGGTCGTGTTGATCGAGATCTGCGGCGGCGCGACGTTCGGATATTGCGAAACGGGCAACAGCGGGATTGCGATGATGCCGGCGACCATGATGAAGATCGCCACCACCCAGGCAAAGATCGGCCTGTCGATAAAGAAACTAGGCATCTGTAAGCTCTCACTTCACTTCGGTGGTGGGCTTTTCGCCCGTGCCGCCTGAAGCATTGGCCTGCTCGCCCTGGGGCTTTGCGTTCGGGTCCCAATCGGACGGCTCCACCGGCGCGCCGGGAGCAATTTTCTGGAAGCCCTCGACGATGACCTTTTCTCCGGGCTTGAGCCCCGAGGTCACCTGCCAACGCGTGCCGACGGTTCGCCCGAGCGTGACGTTGCGGAATTCGACTTTTTTGTCCGCAGTAACGACATAGACCTGCGACTGTCCGGCATTGTTCCGCTGTACGGCCTGCTGCGGGACGGTGATGGCGTTCTTCTCCAAGCCCTGCTGTACCTGCACGCGCACATACATGCCCGGCAGCAGATCTCCATCCGGATTGGGGAACTCGCCGCGCAGGGTGACCTGGCCCGTCGTCGTGTCGACGGCCGCTTCGGAGAAGAGCAGCCTGCCCTTGTGGCTGTAAGGGGTGCCGTCGTCTAGGATCAACTGCACTTCGGCTTCGTTGTTGGCGCCCATCAGCTGACCGTCCTCAAGCGCATTGCGCAGGCGGATCAGGTCGGTCGCCGATTGCGTGAAGTCGGCATAGATCGGGTCGAGCTGCTGGATCGTTGCCAGGTTCTCCGACCCGTTCGCACTCACGAGGGCGCCTTCGGTGATCAGAGCCCGGCCGATGCGCCCGCTGATCGGAGCGGTGACGTTGGCGTATTGCCGATCGAGCTTCGCCTCGGCGAGGCCTGCTTCGGCGATCCCGACATCGGCCTCTGCCTGCGCCAACTGCGCGATTGCGTCGTCGTACTGCTGAACCGCCGTGACCTGCGCCTCCTTCAACCGCGACTGCCGCTCGGCAGTCTGCTTGGCCTGCTGGAGGACGGCCTTGGCACGGCGGAGCGTTGCCTCGGCGCTGTCGACCCGTACCTGGAACGGCGCCGGATCGATCCGGTAGAGCACATCGCCCTCCTTGACCATCGTGCCCTGTTCGAACACCCGGTCCACCACAATGCCGGAAACGCGCGGTCGAACTTCGGCAATACGCGTCGCGGTGATGCGGCCCGGCAGTTCGTTGGTGATCGGCAGGGATTCGGTGGCCGTGGTGAAAACGGCGACTGCGGCCGGCGGAAAGGCCGGGGCTGCCTGTTGTTCTTCGCTCTTCTGGCAGCCGGCAAGAAAAATCACGGTTGCCAAAGCGGCGGCCAGTGTCGGTCGGTTCATGCGCATCGCAATGTCCATATTCGAGGACCGTCCGCAGCCGTTGCGCCTCGCAGCGCTGCGTGGTCCGAAAGTGAGATGAAGCGGAGCCGGTATCGGCGCGGGAAAATACCGGAAAGCTAATATACAAACACAAATGTATGTTAATTTCTCCCGCAGTGCAACACTGGCACACGATCGCAGCCGACAGCCGAAAAAACCAAAAGCCGCAGCGGGTTCGGCGCTGCGGCTCCTTGATCATCACGCAAGCGTGATCAGGCGTGCCTGCGTTCAAAGCGGGACGAGGAAAAGTGTGAAGCGGTTTTCCGCCCGCGTCCCGCGTCTTACCAAGCGGGACGAGGAAAAGTGTGAAGCGGTTTTCCGCCCGCGTCCCGCATCTACGAATAAGAATTGATCACGCGGCCTTCCGCATCGAAGCGGTGCATGCTGCCGATGACCGGAGTGGCATGCACGATGTCGTCCTCGGCGTAACGGTGTTCACCGAACAGCCGCACGGTAATCAAGCCGAACTGCTCGGTTTCGAGATAGACGATGGTGTCCGCACCGAGATGCTCGACATGGATGACCTTGCCTTTCCAGTCGCCGCTCTCGCGGGAAAGACCGATATGTTCGGGCCGGATGCCGATCGTCTTCGCCGTTGTATCGCCGAGCCGCTCGCCCTCGATGAAGTTCATCTGCGGCGAGCCGATGAAGCCTGCGACAAAGGCATTGGCGGGGTGGTTGTAAAGCTCCATAGGCGAGCCGACCTGCTCGATCTGGCCTGCATTCAGGACGACGATCTTGTCGGCGAGCGTCATCGCTTCGACCTGGTCGTGGGTGACGTAGATCATCGTCGCCTTGAGACTGCGGTGCAGGCGCGCGATCTCGAGGCGCGTATTGACGCGAAGGGCGGCATCGAGATTCGACAGCGGCTCGTCGAAGAGGAAGAGTTTCGGCTCGCGAACGATGGCGCGGCCGATCGCCACACGCTGGCGCTGGCCGCCGGACAGTTCGGCCGGGCGGCGCGCGAGATAGGGATCGAGCGACAGCATCCCTGCTGCCTTGCCGACCTTCTCTTCGATCTCTGCCTTCGCTACGCCCGCCTGTTTCAGTCCAAGGCCCATATTGTCCTTCACCGTCAGGTGCGGATAGAGCGCATAGGATTGAAAAACCATGGCGATGCCGCGTTTGGCGGGCGCGACATGGCCGACCTCGACACCGTCGATCTGCACGCTGCCCGACGTCGCGTCCTCAAGGCCGGCGATGGTGCGCAGCAGGGTCGATTTTCCGCAGCCCGAGGGACCGACGAAAATGACGAACTCGCCGTCCTTCACCTCCAGGTCGATGCCCTTCAGCACCTCGTGGCTGCCGAAGGTCTTGCGGATGGATTTGAGTTGCAGTGATCCCACGTATTGCCCTCTCGGATTAGAGCCTGACCGGCGTGCCGGTGCGCACGCTTTCGTCTGCTGCCAGGCAGATCTTGAGCGATTGCACCGCGTCGTCCATGTGACGGTCGAGATTGATGTTTTCGCGAATGGCCTTGAGCACGAACGCCTGCTCGCGGTCGCAGAGTTCCTGATGCCCGGGCTCGCCCACCATCCTCAGGTCCTCGTCCGGCCTGAGGAAGCGACCATCCGGACCGGTGGCAGCGTTGTGCAGGCGAATGACCGCGGTTTTGGTGTGCATGTCGATGTCGTCGGACTTGGCGTTCTGATCCATGACGATCGACACCGACCCGTTCGGTGACATCACATCCTTCACGAAAAAGGCGGTTTCGGAGATCATCGGCCCCCAGCCGGCCTCGTACCAGCCGATCGACCCGTCGTCGAAGAGCACCTGCAGGTGCCCGTAATTGTACATGTCGGCGGCGATCTCGTGCGAGAGACGAAGGCCCATGCCGCGAACTTCGACGGGCTTGGCGTCGGTGATCTGGCACATGACGTCGACATAATGCACGCCGCAGTCGACGATCGGCGACGTGGTCTGCATCAGTGACTTGTGCGTCGCCCAGGTCGCCCCGCTCGACTGCTGGTTCAGATTCATGCGGAAGACATAGGGAGGCCCAAGCTTCCGCGCCTCGGCGATCAGCCGCATCCAGGACGGATGGTGGCGCAGGATGTAGCCGACCACCAGCTTGCGGCCGTTGGCGCGAGCGCAAGCGACGACGCGCTCGGCATCCGCTACCGTGGTTGCCAGCGGCTTCTCGACGAAGACATGCGCGCCGGCTTCCATCGCCATCACGGCATAGTCCGCATGTGTGTCCGAATAGGTGTTGATCGAGCAGAGCTCGGGTTTCAGTTCCCTGAGCGCCTCCGAAAACGACGGCAGGATCTCATAGCCACTGAGCGCTTGCGGAAGGTTGACCTGCGAGCGGTTGACCAGGCCAGCGATCGCGAAGCCGGGGTTCTCATGGTAGGCCAGCGCATGGCTGCGTCCCATATTGCCGAGGCCGGCGCAAAGAACGCGGATCGGTTCCACGGAAGAACTCATTTGACTGCTCCTGCCGTAATGCCGCGGATCAGTTGCCGCGAGAAGATGACGTAGAGGACCAATACCGGGAAGATCGCTAGCGACAGCGCCGAGAGAACCGCGTTCCAGTTGGTGACGAACTGGCCGATAAAGATCTGCGAGCCGAGCGTCACGGTCTTCGTCGTCTCCGCGGGCGCAAGGATCAGCGGGAACCAGAGATCGTTCCAGATCGGAATCATGGTGAAGACCGCGACCGTCGCCATCGCTGGGCGGATGAGCGGCAACACCAGCCGGAAGAAGATCGCATATTCGGAAAGCCCATCGATGCGCCCGGCATTTTTCAGATCGTCGGACACGGTGCGCATGAATTCGGAAAGAATGAAGACCGCGAGCGGCAGGCCCTGCGCCGTATACACAAGGATCAGCGCCGTCAGCGTATTGACGAGGCCGGTCGCCACCATGCCCTGCAGGATTGCCACCGTCCCGAGCCGGATCGGGATCATGATGCCGAGCGCCAGATAAAGCCCCATCAGCGCGTTGCCGCGGAAGCGATATTCGGAGAGCGCGAAGGCGGCCATTGCGCCGAAGAGCAGGACGAGGGCGATCGAGACGACGGTCACGATGACGCTGTTCTGGAAGTAGCCGACGAAATCACCCTGCTTCAGCACCGTCTCATAGCCGATCAGGCTGAAGGTCTCGGGCGTCGGGATCGCCAAGGGTTCGCGGAAGATCGCATTGCGGCTCTTGAAGGAGTTCGCGATCGTCAGGAACACCGGAAAGAGCGCGACGAGCGTATAGGCGATCAGCGCGAAATGGACGGCGCCGGTCCGGGCGACGGAGGTTCGTGCTTGCGACATCCTGGCTCCTCCTAGAATTGGTAGCGGCGCATGCGGCGCTGGATGACGAAGAGGTAGAGCGAGACGCCGGCGAGGATGATCAGGAACATGATCGCGGCGATCGTCGCGCCCATCGACCGGTCGCCGAGCTGAAGCTGGAACCCGAAGAAGGTGCGGTAGAGCAGGGTGCCAAGGATGTCCGTCGACTTGTCCGGGCCGGCAAGCGCGCCTTGCACCGTGTAGATCAGGTCGAAGGCGTTGAAATTGCCGACGAAGGTGAGGATCGAGACGATGCCGATCGCCGGCAGGATCAGCGGCAGCTTGATCTTCCAGAACTGGCTCCAGCCGGTGACGCCGTCGAGCTCCGCCGCCTCGATCACCTCGTCCGGAATGTTGAGGAGCGCCGCATAGATCAGCATCATCGGGATGCCGATATACTGCCAGACGGAGATCAGCGAGACGGCGATGAGTGCGCTGTCGGGCCGGCCGAGCCAGGGCGCGAACAGCCATTTCAGGCCGACGAGATCCATCAGGTAGGGGGCGACCCCCCAGATCGGAGAGAGAATAAGCTTCCAGATGAAGCCGACGATGACAAAGGAAAGCAGCGTCGGCAGGAAGATCGCCGTGCGATAGAAGGCGCTGAAGCGGAGCTTCGGGATCGACAGCATGGCGGCGAGTGCAATGCCGATCGGGTTCTGCACGGCCATGTGGATCAGGAAGAAGACGAAATTGTTCTTGAGCGCGTTCCAGAAATCCGTGGCCCAGCGTGGATCGCCGAACAGCACCTTGAAATTGCCAAAACCGACGAAGGCGTACTCGCCGTTGACCGTATTGAAGAAGGATTGGCGCAGCGTCTCGATCAGCGGCAGGATCATCACCGCCGTGTAGACGATCAGGGCCGGCAGCAGGAAGACGAGGATGTGCCAGCGCCGCGGGCGCTTGATCTCGCTGATGTCCGTTTGGGTATCGCTTGGCTTCATCGGCCTCTGGCCCGCTCTCAAACTGGCTGGCCGTTACGGCGCAGCTCCGATTTCATCCGAAATGCAAGCGCGCTTGAGGCGCGCTGAGAACGTCTCCGTCCCCTTGATGCAAGGGCTTCCTTGACGTTCCGGATTTCGCCTGAACGCCGGATGTCCTGATCGTTGATCGGTTCGCCCATTGCCCCTCGCGGAGCATTCCGGCGGAGTGGCGTCGGTGCAGGCGAAGGCAACCGCGGGATCTCGGAAAATACCGGCTGAACCGGCCTTCCATGTTCCCTCACATCCGGCTCCGCACCGGACATCCAAACACAATTGCGGCATCGTTCACAGCGCACGAGGGAAATTTCGTGCGAAAGAAGGGGCGCGGAGCCAAGCGTGGCTCGCACGCCCCTTTCGATGCCTATTTTACCGGCTTGAACCAGCTGTCGAGCCCATCCTGCAGTTTCTTGGCCGCCTCTTCCGGCGTGTCGGTGCCGTTGATGACATTGGCCGATTCCACCCAGGTCTCGTTTTCGAGGTTTGGCGTGCCGCGCGACAGGATCTGGTAGGTCGAGCGGATCGTCGGCTTGCACTTTTCGCGCCAGGAAACGAATTCCTGGGCGAGCGGATCGGTCATCTTCACCGGGGTCGAGTTCAGGCTGAAGAAGCCCGGCAGGGCGTTGGCGTAGATGTCCGCGAACTCCGGCGACGCTACCCAGCTCAGGAAGGTCTTGGCGGCGTCTGCGTTCGCGCTCTTGGCGTTGAGGCCGATGCCGATATCGTTATGGTCGGAGATGTAGCAGGTATCGCCGGCCTTCTTCACTGGCGGCGGGAAGGCGCCCATCTTGAACTGTGCCTGGGTGTTGAAGCCCGAGATTTCCCAGGAACCCGCCGGGTAAATCGCCGCACGGCCGAGCGTGAAGAGGTTCTGGCTGTCCGGATAGGTCTGTGCTTCGAAGCCGTCGCCGAGATAGTCCTTCCACTTCGCAAGCACACGGAGAGGTTCCACCCACGGCTCGTCGGTCAGCTTCTGCTCGCCCTTGAGCAGCGCCAGACGGCCTTCCTCGCCCTTCCAGTAGTTCGGGCCGATGTTCTGGTAGCCCATGGTCGCGGCTTCCCAGAGGTCTTTGGTGCCCATGGCCATCGGAATATAGTTGCCATCGACCTTGATCTTGTCGAGAACCGCGAAGAATTCTTCCTCGGTCGTCGGGACCGAAAGACCGAGCTGGTCGAAGGCGTCCTTGTTATAGATGAAGCCGTGGATGACCGAGGCCATCGGCACGCAGAAGGTTGTCTTGCCGTCGTCGGTCGTCCAGGCGGCCTTGGCGACATCGGAGAAGTTTTCCATGCCGGGCAGGCCGGTCAGATCGGCGAGATGTTTCTTGTTGTAGAGTTCGAGTGACGCGTCGAACGGGCGGCAGGTGATGAGATCGCCCGCGGATCCGGCGTCCAGCTTGGCATTGAGGGCGGCGTTGTACTCGGTCGGGGCAGACGGCGAGAAGACGACCTTGATGCCGGGATTCTTGGCTTCGAAGGCGGGGATCAGCTTTTCCTGCCAGATCGCCAAGTCATCGTTGCGCCAGCTCTCGATCGTCAGCGTCACGTCCTGGGCGTGCGCAAGCCCGGCCGAGCCGAGAATGCTCGATGCGAGCAACAAGCCTTTCATTGTTGTGCGGGTCATGCAGGTTCTCCCTTTTATAGGCGCCGCCACGGCGCAGTTCTAAATCCCAGTTTATCGTTCAGGCCGAGACGATTGCGATCGCCCGGCGCAAATTCTGATTGGCACTTTCAAGCGCGGCTTCGGCCGCCGCAACATCCTTCGCCCCGGACGCAAGCAGGATTGCCACCTTGACCGAGCCGGAAGCGGTGCTGATGAGCTTGCCCGCTTCGGCAGCGCTGACGCCGGTGACGTCGCAAATGATCCGGATTGCCCGTCCGCGCAGCTTGATGTTGTCGGCGCGCAGATTGACCATGTGGCCATCGAGCACATGCCCAAGATGGATGCCAACCAGGGTCGAGAACATGTTGAAGGCGATCTTCTGTGCCGTGCCCGCGCCCATGCGCGTCGAGCCCGATACCACCTCCGGCGGCGTCTGCAGCAGGATAGACACATCGGCGTCCTCGAAGAGGGGTGCGCCAGGATTGTTGGCAATGGCGATCACCTTCGCGCCGCGTTTTCTGGCCTCGTCGGCGGCCGCGAGCGCGTAAGGAGTTGAACCGCTGGCGGAGACGGAGATCAGACAATCGCCCGCCTCGATGCCGGCATTGTCCACGTCTGCGCGCGCGAGATCCATGTCATCCTCGTAACCGCCCGCAAGGTCGGCAAGGCTCGCGGCGCCACCGGCGAGAAGAATGACGATTTGTTCCTGGGGGATGCCGTAGGTGCCAGGCAGTTCGAGCGCATCCGCCATGGCCATCAGGCCGGAGCTTCCCGCGCCCGCATAGGCAAGGCGCCCGCCTCCGGCAAGAACGCCTGCGGCAAGTGCTGCTGCCGCCGAAATCTGTTCGATTGCCCCATCCACGGATTTCGCCGCCGCCTGCTGGCCGGAAGCGAGCAGCCGAAGCGCCAGCGACGGATGCATTACATCCAGCCCTTTGGCATTGTCGTGGCGCTCTTCGGTCTTGGCTGACGGCATCGCGTTTTCTCCTCTTCGGGAATTAATGCCAAAAAAATACCAATTGTCTAGGAGAAATTTAAATTTCGATGAAAGAAAACAAAGCCTCAGAAATTTATCAAACAAAATCAAATAAATAACTAATTGTTGTGACCGCGGCTCGAAATGCACTTGGTTAATGGTATTTTTTTGGTATTTTAGGGTCCGGAGGTGCCCATGACATCCTATCTGATCGGAATCGACGGCGGCGGAACGAGTTGCCGCGCGGCTGTCGCGGCTACGGACGGTCGCATGCTTGGCCGCGGCAAGGCTGGCGCCGCCAATATTCTAACCGATCCCGAGACGGCGCTGCAAAACATTACCGATGCGGCGCGGGCGGCGTTCGAGGACGCCGGCCTCGACCCCGCCGGCATAACGGTTGCGCGGGCGATTGTCGGCGTCGCGGGACATAATGTCGGCGATGCCGTACATTATGTGAAAAGGCGGCTTCCTTTCGCCGCGGCCGACATCGAATCGGATGGTCTGATCGCGCTTCAGGGCGCTCTCGGCGACAAGGACGGCGCCGTCGCCATCCTTGGAACCGGCACCATCTATATCGCGCGCCGAGGCGATACGGTCAGCTATGTCGGCGGTTGGGGTTTCACGATCGGAGATCACGGCAGCGGCGCCCGCATCGGCCACGCGCTGCTGCAGGAAAGCCTGCTCGCTTTCGACGGCATTCACGAAGCATCGCCGGTGACGGATTCCGTGTTCGCCGAATTCAACAACGATCCGCGCGATGTCGTTGATTTCGCGCGACTGGCCAAGCCCGGTGAATTCGGGCGTTACGCCCCACGGGTCTTCGAATATGCGGATCGAGGCGACGCCGTGGCGCTGCGGTTGCTGAAGGCGGCCGCGACCACAGTGGATGAGGCGCTGGACGTGGTGGTCTCCAGGGGAAGCGAGAGATTGTGCCTGCTCGGCGGCCTGGCGGTGCTTTATCGGCCATGGCTTGCCAAGCGCCACCAACCGCGCTTTGTCGAGGCGGAAGCCGATGCGCTGACCGGCGCCGTAGCGCTGGCCGCCGCCCGCTTCGGATCGCAGCGGGAGGTCAAGGCATGAACCAGCAGCTTTCCGCCATTCTGCCGCTGGAAGCCCTGCAGTCGGGGGGCGCGGGTCCGCTTTATCTGAAGCTCAGGCAATCCCTTGAAGAGGCGATATTGTCGGGCAAGCTCAATCATGGCGATGCGCTGCCGCCCGAAAGAGACCTCGCCGATTATGCCAACATCAGCCGTGTAACCGTCCGTAAGGCCGTCGATGACCTCGTGCGCGACGGGCTGCTGGTGCGCCGCCACGGTTCCGGCACCTTCGTCGTCCGGCCGGTCTCGCGCGTCGAACAGTCGCTCTCCCGCTTGACGTCGTTTACCGAGGACATGGCGCGGCGCGGCCTCAACACGCGGGCGGAATGGCTGGAGCGAGGGCTCTTCCACCCTTCGCCCGATGAAATGATGACGCTCGGTCTTCCGGCTGATGCACTGGTCGCTCGTCTCGGCCGCCTGCGCATCGCCGACGACATGCCGCTTGCAATCGAGCGCGCCTGCGTCTCGGCGGAATTCCTGCCGGACCCGCTCGCGGTGACCACCTCGCTCTATGCCGCGCTCGACAAGACCCGGTCCCGGCCGGTTCGGGCGGTGCAACGCATCTCTGCCTGCAACATCAAGGATCCGGATGCTT is a genomic window of Sinorhizobium numidicum containing:
- a CDS encoding N-acetylglucosamine kinase; translated protein: MTSYLIGIDGGGTSCRAAVAATDGRMLGRGKAGAANILTDPETALQNITDAARAAFEDAGLDPAGITVARAIVGVAGHNVGDAVHYVKRRLPFAAADIESDGLIALQGALGDKDGAVAILGTGTIYIARRGDTVSYVGGWGFTIGDHGSGARIGHALLQESLLAFDGIHEASPVTDSVFAEFNNDPRDVVDFARLAKPGEFGRYAPRVFEYADRGDAVALRLLKAAATTVDEALDVVVSRGSERLCLLGGLAVLYRPWLAKRHQPRFVEAEADALTGAVALAAARFGSQREVKA
- a CDS encoding GntR family transcriptional regulator, giving the protein MNQQLSAILPLEALQSGGAGPLYLKLRQSLEEAILSGKLNHGDALPPERDLADYANISRVTVRKAVDDLVRDGLLVRRHGSGTFVVRPVSRVEQSLSRLTSFTEDMARRGLNTRAEWLERGLFHPSPDEMMTLGLPADALVARLGRLRIADDMPLAIERACVSAEFLPDPLAVTTSLYAALDKTRSRPVRAVQRISACNIKDPDASMLGVAVGAAGLSIERVSYLASGRVVEFTRSLYRGDAYDFVAELTLPES